Within the Saccharomonospora amisosensis genome, the region GAACTGACCGGCGAGCTGGTGACGCTGTACGAGCGGGAGTTGCCACACCTGGTCAACGACGACGAGAACATGGTCAGCCTGCTGTCGGCGAGTGTGTACCAAAACATCGACACGGCGTTTCGGATCTTCCAGCACGGCATCGACCCCGAGCGTGTCGAGGCACCCGCCGCCGCGGTCGAGTACGCCCGCAGGCTGGCCCAGCGCGGCACCCCGGTGGTCGACCTCATCAGGGCCTACTACCTCGGTCAGACCGCGGTGCTGGACCAGGCGCTGGCCGAAGGGGCACGGCAGATCTCCGACCCGGAGGAGCTGGGCCTGACGATGCGGCACGCGCTCACCACGACGTTCGCCTTCATCGACCGGGTCACCCGGCAGGTGGTCTCGGCCTACGAGGGGGAGCGCGACCGCTGGCTGCTCAACCGCAGCGCCGTGCGTGCGGCCAGGGTCCGCGCGCTGCTGGACGAGGACGTGGTGGACGTGGACGCCAGCGAGGTGGCGCTGGGCTACCGGCTGCGCGGCCACCACGTGGGGATGATCTTGTGGTACCCCGCCGACGCGCATCCGCCCGACCCGCTCGTCGGCCTGGAAACGGTGGCCGGTCGTTTCGTCGACGGTGACGAGGCGAGGGCGCTGTTCGTGCCGAGGGACGAGCTGTGCGCATGGGTGTGGTTACCCCTCGACGGTCCCGCACCACCCGAGCGCTCGCGCATCGAGCGGGTGCTGACCGATTCCGACGCCGATGTGCGGCTGGCCATCGGTGACCCCGGCGCGGGCCTCGACGGCTTCCGACGCACCCACCGGCAGGCGCTGCGGGTGCAGGCGCTCGCGCTGGCCGCGGGCAAGGCCTGCGCGAGGGCGCTGACGTTTCGCGAGGTGGGGGCGGTGGCGTTGATGACGTCCGACCTCAATGCCGCACGGCTGTGGGTGGAGGATACGCTCGGCCCGCTCGCCGCCGACGACGAGCAGCACGAGCGACTGCGGGAGACGCTGCGGGTGTTCCTGGCCGCAGGTGGCAGTTATACGGCCGCGGCCTCCAGGTTGACGATGCACAAGAACTCGGTGCAGTACCGGGTGCGCAAGGCCGAGGAACTGGTGGGCAGGCCGGTGTCGGACAACCGGCTGGATCTGGAACTGGCTTTGAACCTGTGCCGCTGGCTGGGTGCGGGGGTACTCGCCCGATCGTAGACAGTTCTTCGGTCTGTCGTACCAGTAATGTGGTCAATTGTTGGTCGATGAACACGAAGCGTTCCCGACAGCCTGCCAATAAGCTCCCCCTATGGGGTCCACAATGCCTGAACCGGGTGAAGCGGTAGCGGTTGTCCGCTTGCGTCGAGGCGTCGTGGGCGAGACCAGACGGGTGTGCCATGTCGTGCCGCTGCCCGGGTCACAACCGGTGCCCGAGGAGCTGACCGCGCTGTGCGGCGAGCGGATCAGGCCCGGGCAGGCCGAGGTGCTGGCCACCTTTACAGGCATGCCCTGCGAGGTGTGCCTGGCGACCGCGGTGCGCGGCAACCCGGCCGGGCTGGTCGGCGCCGCGGGCTGACCGGCCTCGGGCGCGAGGGCCCGCGAAACTGTCGGTGCGGGCGCCTACTCTGAAAGACGTGGCATTCGCAACCGAGCATCCCGTGCTGGCGCACTCCGAGTTCCGTCCCGTTTCCGAGATCCCCCGCTCGGACGGCCGGTTTCAGGTGGTCAGCGACTACGCCCCGGCGGGTGACCAACCCGCGGCCATAGCCGAACTCTCACGCAGGCTCGAGGCGGGCGAGAAGGACGTCGTGCTGCTCGGCGCCACCGGCACGGGCAAGTCGGCCACCACCGCGTGGCTCATCGAGCGCGTGCAGCGGCCCACGCTGGTGATGGCGCCCAACAAGACGCTGGCGGCTCAGCTGGCCAACGAACTGAGGGAGTTGTTCCCGCACAACGCGGTGGAGTACTTCGTCAGCTACTACGACTACTACCAGCCTGAGGCCTACGTCCCGCAGACCGACACCTACATCGAGAAGGACTCCTCGATCAACGACGATGTGGAGCGGTTGCGGCACTCCGCGACGATGAACCTGCTCTCGCGCAGGGACGTCATCGTGGTGGCGAGCGTGTCCTGCATCTACGGCCTCGGCACACCGCAGTCCTACCTCGACCGCTCGACGCGGTTGGCGGTGGGCGACGAGGTGGACCGCGACACCTTCCTGCGCGCGCTGGTCGACGTGCAGTACACCCGCAACGACCTCGCGTTCGCGCGTGGCACGTTCCGGGTGCGCGGCGACACGGTGGAGATCATCCCGGCGTACGAGGAGCTGGCGATCCGTGTGGAGTTCTTCGGCGACGAGATCGACCGGCTGTACTACCTGCACCCGCTCACCGGCGACATCGTCAACGAGGTGGAAGAGGTGCGGATCTTCCCGGCGACCCACTACGTCGCGGGGCCGGAACGGATGGAGAAGGCCATCCAGGGCATCGAGGCCGAACTCGCCGAGCAACTGCAACAACTGGAGAAGCAGGGCAAGTTGCTGGAGGCGCAGCGGCTTCGGATGCGCACCAGCTACGACATCGAGATGATGCGCCAGATCGGGTCCTGTTCTGGCATCGAGAACTACTCCCGGCATGTCGACGGCCGGCCGCCGGGTTCGGCGCCCGCGACGTTGCTCGACTACTTTCCCGACGACTTCCTGCTGGTGATCGACGAGTCGCACGTGACGGTGCCGCAGATCGGCGGCATGTACGAGGGTGACGCCTCGCGTAAACGCACCCTCGTCGAGCACGGGTTCCGGTTGCCGAGCGCACTGGACAACCGCCCGCTGACGTGGGAGGAGTTCTCCGACCGCATCGGGCAGACCGTGTACCTCTCCGCGACGCCGGGGCCGTACGAGCTGGGCCAGACCGGTGGTGAGTTCGTCGAGCAGGTGATCCGCCCCACCGGACTCGTCGACCCCGAGGTGATCGTCAAACCCACCGAGGGACAGATCGACGACCTGGTGCACGAGATCAGGACACGGGCGGACCGCGACGAGCGGGTGCTGGTCACCACGCTGACCAAGAAGATGGCCGAGGACCTCACCGACTACCTGCTCGAGCTGGGCATCCGGGTGCGATACCTGCACTCCGAGGTCGACACCCTGCGCCGGGTGGAGCTGCTGCGGCAACTGCGTTCCGGAGATTTCGACGTGCTGGTCGGCATCAACCTGCTGCGGGAGGGTCTCGACCTGCCGGAGGTGTCGCTGGTGGCGATCCTGGACGCCGATAAGGAAGGGTTCCTGCGCAGCGGCACCTCACTGGTGCAGACGATCGGTCGCGCGGCCCGCAACGTCTCCGGTCAGGTGCACATGTACGCGGACAAGATCACCGACTCGATGCGCTATGCGATCGACGAGACCAACCGGCGGCGTGCCAAGCAGATCGCGTACAACACCGAGCGCGGGATCGACCCGCAGCCGCTGCGCAAGAAGATCGCCGACATCCTCGACCGCGTCTACACCGAGGCGGACGACTCCGAGCAGCAGATCGAGGTGGGCGGTTCCGGGCGCAACTCCTCGCGCGGCAAGAAGCCGGAGCAGGGCGAGAGGGTGCGCAGCTCCGGTGTGCTGGCCGACCGGGACGTGACGACGATGCCGCGTGCGGAGCTGGCCGACCTCATCCAGCAGATGACCGACCAGATGATGCAGGCGGCAAGGGACCTGCAGTTCGAACTGGCCGCCCGGCTGCGCGACGAGATCGCCGAGTTGAAGAAGGAACTACGCGGGATGGACGCGGCCGGAGTCAAGTAGCTGCGCGCCTGCGCTCACCCCGCGTCCGGGTCGGGTTCGAGCATGCCGAACAGGTTGCCCTCGGGGTCGCGGCAGTGCACCAGCCACCCAACGCCCGGTATCGCGCTCTTCTCGCTCGCCACCGTGCCTCCGGCCTGCACCACCTCCCTGGTCAGCAGGTCGATGTCGGGGACCTCCATCGTGATCGGGAAGGCTCCCGGTGAGGAGTCCGGGTCGGGTGGCGGGCCGCTACGGAGCAGCAGGCCGCCGTCGATCCCTGGACCCTCACCTGTCGTCACCGACCAGTAGGGCTCGGGGCCCCACCGTTCGAACGACCAGTCGAACACCGCCGTGTAGAAGGTGATGGCCCGTTCGGGGTCGCTGGCGTGGATCTCGAAATGAACGGGTCGAGACATGATGTGGCCTCCTGGGCGAATCGCCGGTGCGAGCCGGTGACCGGGAAGGCTTGACGTTCGCGATTGTCCCCCGTGCCCGGCAGACTTGTCATCAGCAGGGGAAGGGAGACAGCGCAGATGGCGTTGGGTGTGCAGGTGACCTTCGACGCGGCCGATCCCCGCAGGCTCGCTGAGTTCTGGGCGATCGCGCTGGACTACGAACTGCAGCCGCCACCGCAGGGCTACGGTTCCTGGGCGGACTTCGCGGACGCGGTCGGGTTGCCACGCCAGAGCTGGGACTCGAAGGTGGCCATCGTCGACCCCGCGCAGGCGGGCCCCCTGCTGTTGTTCCAGCGCGTTCCCGAACGCTCGACGGCGAGGAACCGCGTGCACCTCGACATCTTGGCCAGCGCGCCGCACGAGCACACCGAGCGTGGTTGGCAGCAGGTGCTGGCAAGGGCCGATGTGCTGGTCGCGGCCGGCGCGCGGCTGCTACGCGAACTCGACGAGCCCGGCGCACGGTGCCTGGTGATGAGCGACCCGGAGGGCAACGAGTTCCGGGTGTGCTGACGGCGCGGCGGTCGAGAACCCAGCTCGGTCAGCTCGTGATGTCCTTGGTCGCGAAACGGCGAGCCGCAAGCAACCCGAACACGGTCGCGTAGGCAACCGCCGACAGCACTCCCGAGGCCATGTCGGTCCACTCGACGTCGGTGGCGATCAGGTCCATCCAGGCGAACGAGAAATGCGTGGGCAGGAAGTCGCGCAGGTCACCGAGCGCGGTGATCTGGTCCAGGATCTGCGACAGGATCGACACCAGCACCGTGCCGCCCACGGCGCCGAGCGGCGCGTCGGTGGACACGCTCAGCAGCAGCCCCAATGCCGCCACCCAGGAGAGCTGGATCAACACGTACCCGGTGCCCAGCGCGATGGCCACCAGGCTCTGCCCGAACGTGATCGAGTCGCCGGTCGGACTGATCGCCTCACCTGCCCCGTACCAGACCACCCCGACCCCGAGCGCGACCACCGGCAGCACGGCAACCGTGAGCGCCGACAGCAGCGCCGAGGCGACCGCCTTCTGCCGCAGCAGCCGGTGCCGCGGCACCGGAATGGCCAGCAGGTACTTCAGGCTCGACCACGAGGCCTCGCTCGCCACCGTGTCGCCGAAGTAGAGAGCGACGATCATCGGCAGCAGGAAGGAGCCGGACACGAACATCGCCAGAACCACGAAGTTCGGCGCGCTCGCCGTGGCGAGGTCTATGAAGCCGCCGGAACGGCGGTTCGGGCTGGCGTCGCCTAGTTCGAATGCCAGCACGAGCACGAACGGCAGCAGCGCCACCAAGGCCAGCACCAGTTGCGTGCGCCGCCTGCGCAACTGCCTGCGCAACTCCACACCGAGCCGCAGCGTGCGTGCCGCCCGGTAGCCCGCGACGGCGCCGTCCGGCCCCACCCGCACGGTCTCCCCACGGGCGGCTTCGGTCAGCTCGTCCAGCGCCGCCGGATCGGTGTGTACGCCGTGCCGCCCGGTCTCCAGGCCGGTGTCCTCGGGGTTCTTCCCGGCGTCGGTGCTCATCAGCCGCCCTCGCCTTCGCCGACCAACTGTAGGAACGCGTCTTCCAGGCGCCTGCGGGGACCGGCCTGCTCCACCGAGACTCCGGCCCGCACCAGCGCGGCCACCGCCTCGGAGCGTGGCAGGCCGTCGAGGTCGGCATGCACGAGTTGGCCCTCGACGTCCACGTCGGAGACGCCGCCGACCGCGCGCAGCGCCTCCGCGGCCGCCTCGGGGCGGTCCACCCGGAACGTCGCCTCGCCACCGGCGGCGACGATGTCGGTGACCGCGCCGGAGGCCACCAGCCTGCCGCGGTGCATCACCACCACGTGCGTGCAGGTCTGCTCCACCTCGGCGAGCAGGTGGCTGGACACCAGTACCGTGCGGCCGGTGGCCGCGTAGCGGCGCAGCACCTCTCGCATCTGGTGGATCTGCGGTGGGTCGAGGCCGTTGGTCGGCTCGTCGAGCACCAGCAGCTCCGGCAGCCCCAGCATCGCCTGCGCGATCGCCAGCCGTTGCCGCATGCCCTGGCTGTAGGTGCGGACCCTGCGGTGCACGGCGTCGCCGAGCCCGGCGATCTCCAGTGCCTCCCCAAAGTGTGCCCGCTCGGCAGGCCGCCCGGTCGCGGCCCAGTACAGCCGCAGGTTCGCCTCACCGGAAAGGTGCGGCAGGAATCCGGAGCCCTCGACGAACGAGCCGATGCGCGACAGCACCGGCGCGCCGGGCCGCACCGGGTGGCCGAACACCTTGATCTCGCCCTCTGTGGGGTTGAT harbors:
- a CDS encoding PucR family transcriptional regulator gives rise to the protein MRGLASIATALAHRADELTGELVTLYERELPHLVNDDENMVSLLSASVYQNIDTAFRIFQHGIDPERVEAPAAAVEYARRLAQRGTPVVDLIRAYYLGQTAVLDQALAEGARQISDPEELGLTMRHALTTTFAFIDRVTRQVVSAYEGERDRWLLNRSAVRAARVRALLDEDVVDVDASEVALGYRLRGHHVGMILWYPADAHPPDPLVGLETVAGRFVDGDEARALFVPRDELCAWVWLPLDGPAPPERSRIERVLTDSDADVRLAIGDPGAGLDGFRRTHRQALRVQALALAAGKACARALTFREVGAVALMTSDLNAARLWVEDTLGPLAADDEQHERLRETLRVFLAAGGSYTAAASRLTMHKNSVQYRVRKAEELVGRPVSDNRLDLELALNLCRWLGAGVLARS
- the uvrB gene encoding excinuclease ABC subunit UvrB, with protein sequence MAFATEHPVLAHSEFRPVSEIPRSDGRFQVVSDYAPAGDQPAAIAELSRRLEAGEKDVVLLGATGTGKSATTAWLIERVQRPTLVMAPNKTLAAQLANELRELFPHNAVEYFVSYYDYYQPEAYVPQTDTYIEKDSSINDDVERLRHSATMNLLSRRDVIVVASVSCIYGLGTPQSYLDRSTRLAVGDEVDRDTFLRALVDVQYTRNDLAFARGTFRVRGDTVEIIPAYEELAIRVEFFGDEIDRLYYLHPLTGDIVNEVEEVRIFPATHYVAGPERMEKAIQGIEAELAEQLQQLEKQGKLLEAQRLRMRTSYDIEMMRQIGSCSGIENYSRHVDGRPPGSAPATLLDYFPDDFLLVIDESHVTVPQIGGMYEGDASRKRTLVEHGFRLPSALDNRPLTWEEFSDRIGQTVYLSATPGPYELGQTGGEFVEQVIRPTGLVDPEVIVKPTEGQIDDLVHEIRTRADRDERVLVTTLTKKMAEDLTDYLLELGIRVRYLHSEVDTLRRVELLRQLRSGDFDVLVGINLLREGLDLPEVSLVAILDADKEGFLRSGTSLVQTIGRAARNVSGQVHMYADKITDSMRYAIDETNRRRAKQIAYNTERGIDPQPLRKKIADILDRVYTEADDSEQQIEVGGSGRNSSRGKKPEQGERVRSSGVLADRDVTTMPRAELADLIQQMTDQMMQAARDLQFELAARLRDEIAELKKELRGMDAAGVK
- a CDS encoding VOC family protein, whose translation is MSRPVHFEIHASDPERAITFYTAVFDWSFERWGPEPYWSVTTGEGPGIDGGLLLRSGPPPDPDSSPGAFPITMEVPDIDLLTREVVQAGGTVASEKSAIPGVGWLVHCRDPEGNLFGMLEPDPDAG
- a CDS encoding VOC family protein, translating into MALGVQVTFDAADPRRLAEFWAIALDYELQPPPQGYGSWADFADAVGLPRQSWDSKVAIVDPAQAGPLLLFQRVPERSTARNRVHLDILASAPHEHTERGWQQVLARADVLVAAGARLLRELDEPGARCLVMSDPEGNEFRVC
- a CDS encoding ABC transporter permease, whose amino-acid sequence is MSTDAGKNPEDTGLETGRHGVHTDPAALDELTEAARGETVRVGPDGAVAGYRAARTLRLGVELRRQLRRRRTQLVLALVALLPFVLVLAFELGDASPNRRSGGFIDLATASAPNFVVLAMFVSGSFLLPMIVALYFGDTVASEASWSSLKYLLAIPVPRHRLLRQKAVASALLSALTVAVLPVVALGVGVVWYGAGEAISPTGDSITFGQSLVAIALGTGYVLIQLSWVAALGLLLSVSTDAPLGAVGGTVLVSILSQILDQITALGDLRDFLPTHFSFAWMDLIATDVEWTDMASGVLSAVAYATVFGLLAARRFATKDITS